A single genomic interval of bacterium harbors:
- the rsmI gene encoding 16S rRNA (cytidine(1402)-2'-O)-methyltransferase → MLRPLMPGLYVVATPIGNLRDITLRALDVLKAADVVACEDTRTSGVLLKHYGIRTKTMSLHEHNEFQRLGMLEEQVRSGQSVALITDAGTPLISDPGGRVVAHMREKGLPVTTVPGACAMVAGLTLSGLPTERFLMAGFLPQKTKARCDNLRMLAAVDATLVFYESPHRMEASLADMAAVLGGARMAAVAREITKLHEEVLRGTLDELVAEWQRQPRKGEMVIVVEPPAAAPAVTGNEEEVQAHLAHLLEEHSVKDAARMAAEAFGLSRNKAYELAQALKGGNG, encoded by the coding sequence ATGCTCCGGCCTCTCATGCCCGGCCTGTATGTCGTCGCTACGCCGATCGGCAATCTGCGCGACATTACCTTGCGCGCGCTGGACGTGCTGAAGGCGGCGGATGTGGTGGCCTGCGAGGATACCCGCACCAGCGGGGTGCTGCTTAAGCATTACGGCATCCGCACCAAGACGATGTCGCTGCATGAGCATAATGAGTTTCAGCGCCTCGGCATGCTGGAGGAACAGGTGAGAAGCGGCCAGTCGGTGGCGTTGATTACCGATGCGGGCACACCGCTGATTTCCGACCCGGGTGGCAGGGTGGTGGCGCATATGCGCGAGAAGGGATTGCCGGTTACCACCGTTCCAGGCGCCTGCGCGATGGTGGCGGGATTGACGCTTTCCGGCCTGCCGACGGAGCGATTCCTGATGGCAGGCTTCCTGCCGCAAAAAACCAAGGCGCGCTGCGACAACCTGCGTATGCTGGCGGCGGTGGATGCCACGCTGGTATTCTATGAATCCCCGCACCGGATGGAAGCCAGCCTGGCCGATATGGCCGCCGTGCTGGGTGGCGCACGCATGGCGGCGGTGGCGCGGGAGATCACCAAACTGCATGAGGAAGTGCTGCGCGGCACGCTGGATGAGCTGGTAGCGGAATGGCAGCGCCAGCCGCGCAAGGGCGAGATGGTGATTGTGGTGGAACCGCCAGCCGCGGCGCCCGCCGTGACGGGAAATGAAGAGGAGGTGCAGGCGCATCTGGCACATCTGCTGGAGGAGCATTCGGTAAAGGATGCCGCGCGTATGGCCGCCGAGGCCTTTGGGCTGTCGCGCAACAAGGCCTATGAACTGGCGCAGGCGTTGAAGGGCGGGAATGGATAG